One window of the Macaca thibetana thibetana isolate TM-01 chromosome 13, ASM2454274v1, whole genome shotgun sequence genome contains the following:
- the CIAO1 gene encoding probable cytosolic iron-sulfur protein assembly protein CIAO1 — translation MKDSLVLLGRVPAHPDSRCWFLAWNPAGTLLASCGGDRRIRIWGTEGDSWICKSVLSEGHQRTVRKVAWSPCGNYLASASFDATTCIWKKNQDDFECVTTLEGHENEVKSVAWAPSGNLLATCSRDKSVWVWEVDEEDEYECVSVLNSHTQDVKHVVWHPSQELLASASYDDTVKLYREEEDDWVCCATLEGHESTVWSLAFDPSGQRLASCSDDRTVRIWRQYLPDNEQGVACSGSDPSWKCICTLSGFHSRTIYDIAWCQLTGALATACGDDAIRVFQEDPNSDPQQPTFSLTAHLHQAHSQDVNCVAWNPKEPGLLASCSDDGEVAFWKYQRPEGL, via the exons ATGAAGGACTCGCTGGTGCTGCTGGGCCGTGTCCCGGCGCACCCGGACTCCCGCTGCTGGTTCCTGGCTTGGAACCCCGCGGGGACCCTGCTGGCCTCGTGCGGCGGCGACCGGAGAATCCGCATCTGGGGCACGGAGG GTGACAGCTGGATCTGCAAGTCTGTCCTTTCTGAAGGCCACCAGCGCACCGTGCGGAAGGTGGCCTGGTCCCCCTGCGGTAATTACCTGGCCTCTGCCAGCTTTGATGCTACCACTTGCATTTGGAAGAAGAACCAGGATGACTTTGAG TGTGTAACCACTCTCGAGGGCCATGAAAATGAGGTCAAGTCAGTGGCTTGGGCCCCATCTGGCAACCTCCTGGCCACTTGCAGCCGAGATAAGAGTGTTTGGGTCTGGGAAG TTGATGAAGAGGATGAGTATGAATGTGTCAGTGTTCTCAACTCCCACACACAGGATGTCAAGCATGTGGTGTGGCACCCAAGTCAGGAG CTCTTAGCTTCCGCCAGCTACGATGACACAGTGAAGCTGTACCGGGAGGAAGAGGATGACTGGGTATGCTGTGCCACCCTTGAGGGCCATGAATCCACTGTGTGGAGCTTGGCCTTTGACCCGAGTGGCCAGCGCCTGGCGTCTTGTAGTGATGACCGCACTGTGCGCATCTGGCGTCAGTATCTACCGGACAATGAACAAG GCGTGGCATGCAGCGGCTCTGACCCCAGTTGGAAATGTATCTGTACTTTGTCGGGCTTCCACTCAAGGACCATTTATGACATTGCTTG GTGTCAGCTGACAGGGGCTCTGGCTACAGCTTGTGGGGACGACGCAATCCGCGTGTTTCAGGAGGATCCCAACTCGGATCCACAACAGCCCACCTTCTCCCTGACAGCCCACTTGCATCAGGCCCATTCCCAGGATGTCAACTGTGTGGCCTGGAACCCCAAGGAGCCAGGGCTGCTGGCCTCCTGCAGTGATGATGGGGAGGTGGCCTTCTGGAAGTACCAGCGGCCTGAAGGCCTCTGA